GGGTACAAGGTGCAGAGCATAGATGCAGATGGAGTTGTAGCTATGGATGAGAATTGGAAGGAGCATTGGTTGCCATGTACACATATCGTATTATCTATGGGTGCAGGGTCTATTAACCATTTAGAGGGTGAATTGAAGCAACGGGGAATGCGTGTTATGGTCATTGGAGATGCTAAAAGTCCCCGAAAACTAAGAGAAGCAATTTCAGAAGGATTTATGACAGCCTACCGGTTAATAATAAATGACAATTATCCTCAATTACGTAAGCCATATATGATGGAAGAAGTAGGGGTCTTAACCCAGATAGAATATTATGGCTAAACCTTGGTTTTTGGCAGTAGTTCTAGCGTTGTGTACTGTACAAGCGTAGAAGTACCAGTCCTAGTGGGGTGACTAATCTATCATCGAAAGCTATTATTTCTGAATGATATAGTACTGACAGTGTAAACTAAGCCCGGGTTTGTCACCCGGGCTTAGTATAGCTCAGTTCTTAATCACGGGTTATTGGTTCATCTAGTACCATATGTTCAATATTCATTGGTTCACCCGTTACTGTCATTTTTATTTTATCAATATAAGGAAATTCGAATAATGTATCTGCTATTGAGTTAATTGTCATGGCCTCACCAGCTGCTCCTCCCCAATGATCAGTATACATCTCTTGTGAAAAGTCTATTTCAACAAGATTATCTTCAAGCATTAAATCTTGAATTTTTACTGTTTCAGGGATGGTTGCATATAAATCTTGGTTTTCAGGACCTTTTATTAGTTCCTCTAATACTGAAATGATGAATTGTTCTTGATTTAGGGTACCAGTTAACTCCCGCTTTTCCCCAACTACCTCTGTAGCTTGTTGGTTTGAAAAGTAGAGTGTTACTTCAGTAATCTTAGGATCTGTGGGAAATGGTTCAAAAAATCCATATGGTTCACCACTAGGGCCTATAAGTTCATTACCTTCCACAAGTATCTTGACACGGTCAATCTCCTCAAATTGTGTCATGGTGTTTACTACTGAGCCAACACCAATTATTTCAGCAACGCTTCCTCCAAACTGAGCAAAATCCTGAGAGAAGTCTACGATTAAATCTCGATTTTGCTTAATAGTTCCATAAACAACAGTATCGGGATTAATGTTGGCATTATAATCTGAGGTATCTGGTCCTTTAACGAGCGCTTCAAGAGCCTCTACATATTTGTCATCCTCTCTCTCATAGACTATTTCACGCTCCTCAGTTACCATGGTTTCATTATTACTATCTCCGTAGTAAAAATTAATAGTCTGGGTTATCTGATTTGGAGTGTTGCTTTGTGGTGATTCACATCCAATAAAAAACAATAGTAGAAGCATTATTAAAGGTACTATTAGTATATTTTTTTTCATTTTAATCTCTTTCCTTCCATAGTTATATTAACTAATAATATAATAATAGTATTTGTAATATTAAGAATTGTAATACAAAAATTCATTTTTAAAACTGATATTCAACTGCTACCCTAGCCTGTACCTCTATATTTCCAGGTACTATTGGAGTGGGAGTGCCGGAATCTGCATCTTTATCCATCATTAGTGACTCATTCTCAAATGAAGTTCTATATGGGGAATAACTTGACCCTTCTTCGGAAATAGACTTAATTCCTGATATGGTTACACCTGCACCCTTTGCTATAGCTTCACCCTTAGATTTTGCTTGAGTTGTAGCTGCTTGAAGTGCCTGCAATTTAACTGCCTCAGAGTCTTTTAATTCAAAGCGTACTGACTGTACTTGATTTGCGCCAGATTTGATTGCTGTATCAATAACCTGACCCATTTTTTCTAAATCATCATTAATTGTAATAGTTAGAGAATTATGTGCTATATACTGGGTGGGTTGTTCTTCTCTAAGCTTTTCTGGAGATACATAATCTACGTAACTGTAAACATTGTAGGATCCAGTCTTTATTTGATCATCATTTAATCCAAAGCTTTTTAACGCAGCTATTACTTTATCAGTAGCTTTAGAATTCTCAGCTACGGCTTTCTGTGCATCGGCATTTTTTGTTTCTACTGCAACCACAACAATACCTTGATCTGGAGCTGCTGTAATTACAGACTCACCAATTACCCTAATCACTCCATCATTATCTGGAACAGATGCAATGGTAGGATTGGAGACACTATTTAGTGCTAGACCTGTTAAAACTAAAAGTGTAGCTAAAATAAGTAAAAACTTTTTATTCATAATTTAAAAGCCCCCTTTTTTAATGTATATATCTATAGACGGGCTTCGAGAGGAATTGTTCCAGAACTGAAAGTATCCTTGATCTGCTTGTAATAAAAAAATCAAATTCAACATAGATTTTTTAGTAAGAATAACAATGACATTTGATGTAAGTCAGGTTATAATAGTACTATGAGAAAATTCTAACAATACAGTTATTTGGAAAAATTCTGTTAATTGGCTCTAGCGGTTTTTGGATGAAAATAATATAAAAGGCAGGCACGGAAATTAACAGGCATTCATACGATACTATTTGACTTGGTAATGGTTATCTACCATTACTTGCACCTATGAACGAAATAGATGGTAAGATGTCTTTTCCAGATAGGTGCACAATTTTTAGAAAAGCCAAAAAGGGGAAGGGAGGTTATTAGGGGAGTGCCTGGGGTACCACCTACTCATGTAGTTATTATCGGGTATTAGCTGGAACCAATGCTGCCAAAGTGGCTATGAATATGGGAGTTAGGGTGAGTTAGATGTAGAGGTGAGAAGACTACTATATTTAGATGACATATATGGTAATTCCTTAAGACAGCAGTCTCTTGTAGCTACGATGCCTCATTTGGGAAATTGCATGAAAAAATTAAAAAAGGAGTGAAATAAATGGACTTTCTAAATGCACTAAGTAGCTTTGTTTGGGGTCCTCCAATGTTGATTTTATTGGTTGGTACAGGTATATTTCTTACAATTCGCTTAAAGGGGTTACAATTCAGTAAGCTTATTTATGCCCATAAGCTTATATTTACAAAAGATGAAAAAAGTGAAGGTGATATATCACATTTTCAAGCATTAACAACTGCACTAGCCGCTACAATTGGTACAGGTAATATTGCAGGAGTAGCTACAGCAATATTCCTTGGTGGACCAGGGGCAGTATTTTGGATGTGGATGACTGGTCTGGTCGGGATGGCAACAAAATATTCTGAGGCGGTTTTAGCGGTTAAGTACAGAACAGTAGATAAAAAGGGTGAAATGTCAGGTGGACCTATGTACTATATTGAAAAGGGCTTAGGGTGGAAATGGCTTGGTGTTGCTTTTGCATTCTTTGGTGCTGTTGCAGCCTTTGGGATAGGTAATATGGTACAGTCAAACTCTGTAGCAGCATCTGTTCAAACTACATTTAGCATACCTCCATTCGTTACGGGAATAGTGTTAGCGGCATTAACAGCTCTTGTAGTACTTGGAGGAATTAAAAGTATTGGACGTGTAACAGCTTATTTAGTACCATTTATGGCTGCAATTTATACTATCGGTGGATTAATTGTATTATTTATTAATATTGATGCGGTTCCGGCTGCGTTTGGTTCAATTTTTAGTTCTGCATTTACTGGAAGTGCAGCAACAGGTGGAGCTGTTGGAGCGGCAATAAGGTTTGGAGTAGCTAGGGGAGTATTTTCCAACGAAGCTGGTCTAGGAAGTGCACCAATAGCAGCAGCAGCGGCCAGAACAGATTATCCGGGTCGTCAGGCCCTTGTAAGCATGACCCAAACATTTATTGATACTATAGTAGTTTGTTCTATTACAGCCTTAGCTATTTTAACCACAGGTGTATTAGGCACACCTGATTTAACTGGAGCAGCACTTACAACAGCAGCATTTAATGAAGCCTTACCAGTCTTCGGTGGCCTGATTGTAGCTATTGGTATTATGCTGTTTGCCTATTCAACAATATTAGGCTGGTGTTATTATGGAGAGAAATGTCTCGAATACCTAATAAATGAGTCTGTAGTTCTCTATTATAGAATTGCCTTTGTATTAGTAGTTTTCGTAGGGGCTGTTTCAAAGCTTGACTTTGTATGGACTTTTTCAGATGTTATGAATGGGTTAATGGCAGTACCAAACTTAATAGGCTTAATAGGCCTAAGTGGTGTCGTTGTTGCTGAGACTAACAGATTTTTAAATGCCCAAAAGAGTGAGATTAAAGTAAAGGGACAGTCTATGTAAGTTGTAAAAGAATATTATATAGACTATGGAACATATTTTAGTTGAACATAAAAGAATTAGATGATACTATTTATATAATCCTATTAACATTTATTAAAAAGGGGAGCTGGGGCAACCTGGCTGAGATAGAACATAATGCTGTTCTGACCCTTAACCTGATCTGGATAATGCCAGCGTAGGGAAATAGCAAAGGTATTTTTTGTGATACTAAGCTGCTGCCCATGTTGGTGGCAGCTTTTATTTTGCTCTTAAAAGAGAGGAGGGTTAGAATGCCCATTTGTAATGTTAGCTTACAGGTAATACCTAATGTCTCTGAAGAAAGGATTTATGAAACAGTAGATAAGGTTATTGATTATATTAGTAAATCAGGCGTAAAGTATACTGTAGGACCAATGGAAACCACAATGGAAGGTGACCTTGAAGAACTTCTAGAAATTGTAAAAAAGGCACAGGAAATATGTGTAGAAGCTGGTGCAAGAAGAATATGTTCTGTAGTTAAAATAGACTACAGTCCCCAAGGAGTGACCATAGATGAAAAGGTGGGTAAATACAAGCTGGGTTAAAACAGGTATAAGTCCCTCGTTTTTATTCATGGTGCTACTTATATTTATCTGGGAGTTTATGATTAAAATAATAAAGCTTCCTGAATATATATTACCTGCTCCTACTTCCATTGCAATATCATTAATCAATAATTTCACACTACTTTTGTCACACACCAAGACAACTTTTTTGACAGCGATTGTTGGTTTATCAATGTCTATTATAGTGGCTCTTATCCTATCTGTTGTGATGGATAAGGTTAAAACTATTAAAAAAGTGTTGTATCCACTTCTCATTGTTTCACAGACCATACCTATAATAGCTTTAGCACCGCTGATGATAATCTGGTTTGGTCTTGGGATCTTACCAAAAATCCTTGTTGTTGCCCTTGTCTGCTTTTTTCCTATTGTAGTCAATCTGGTGAACGGATTAGAGAATGTGGATAGTGAGTTGATGGAGCTTATGAAGGTTATGGGAGTTAGTCCTGCTATGATTTTTACTACAGTCCAATTTCCATCAGTACTCCCGTATTTCTTTTCAGGACTAAAGATTTCTGCTACCTATAGTGTGATGGGAGCAGTAATTGGTGAATGGCTAGGTGCTAGCTCTGGCTTAGGAATATATATGACCAGGGCAATGCATTCTTATAATACTAGCAATTTATTTGCTGCTATTTTGATAGTTGTCCTGTTGAGTATATTTCTATTTAAGATTGTTGATTTGTTGGCCTGGATATCAATGCCCTGGAATAGGGCAGAAGAACAAACATCATGGGAGGAATAGAAAGGAATGAATATAATAATGAAAAATAAAAAGTACCTTTGGATATGTGCCATACTTGTTATTGCGTTAGGTTTAGGTTTTGCAGCAGGATGCAGCTCAGAAAAGACTGAAGATCAGCTTGAAAAAATTGTCGTAACCTTAGATTGGACACCTAATACCAATCACACAGGGTTATATGTTGCAAAGGACAATGGATATTATGAAGAGGCTGGATTAGACGTTGAGATTGTTCAGCTATCGGGAGGTAGTGTTGAACAGGTAGTAGCATCTGAAAGCTCCCATTTTGGAGTTGCATATCAGGAAGGCGTTACCTATGCACGTTTAAGTGATATTCCTATTGTTTCAATTGCAGCAGTAATTCAACATAACACTTCTGGGTTCGCTTCTTTGAAATCTAAAGGCATCGAGACTCCCAAGGACTTCGAAGGTAAAAAATATGGAGGTTGGGGTTCGCCTGTAGAGGAAGCAACGATTAAAGCTTTGATGGATAGATATGAAGCCGACTATAGTCAAGTTGAAATATTGACAACTGGAGCGGTAGATTTTTTTGTAAGTAGTGAAAAAAATGCTGACTTCTCATGGATTTATTCAGCTTGGGATGGTGTTGCGGCAGAAATAAGGGGAGTAGAATTAAATTATATTGACTTAGGTACTATTGATCCTGCTTTGGATTATTATACACCAGTCCTAATTACAAGTGAGTCTTTGATTAATGAAGATCCTGAGCTCGTAGAGAAGTTTATGAAGGCAACTGCTAAAGGGTATGAATTCGCCATAGAACAGCCAGAACAAGCAGCTAGTATACTTCTTGCAAATGCACCAGAATTAGATGAGGAATTGGTAATTGCTAGCCAAATCTGGCTGAAGGATAAATATCAAGATGATGCAGAAATGTGGGGATTGCAACAAAAAGAGGTATGGCAAAACTATACAAACTGGTTATCTGAAAGAGATTTGATAGAAGGTGAACTAGATGTTGATAAAGCCTTCACCAACCAGTTCATTAACTAAAATACAAAAAAAGTACCTAGGAGTTGTTAGTAGTGGCAACTAATCAAACTATCTTACAGCTAACAAAAGTGAGCAAGACCTATACCAGTAGAGGAAATTACTTGCCAGTAATCAGGGATATCTCTTTGCATGTTAATAAGGGTGAATTTGTATCCTTGCTAGGACCTAGTGGTTCAGGAAAAAGCACATTGTTCAGGATTATATCTGGTTTAGTTAAAGCCGAAGAAGGTAAGGTCTCTATTGATGGACAGGAGGTACTGGGTAATTATATTTCCATAGTAGGTTATATGCCTCAAAAGGATCTTCTATTGCCTTGGAGAACGCTTATACAAAATGCAGCTCTGCCACTATTAGTACAGAAGGTTAGTCAAAAGGAGGCCTACCTAAAGGTAAGAGAATTGTTACCTGTTTTTGGTCTGGAGGAATTTGAAAATGTATTTCCTAAGCAATTATCAGGGGGAATGAGGCAAAGGGCTGCTTTATTAAGAACAGTACTTATTGATAGTAATTTAATGCTTCTAGATGAACCCTTTGCTGCTTTAGATGCTCTAACCCGTGAAAAGCTACAGGAATGGTTAATGGGGGTCCTGCAATTATTCAATAAAAGCGTGCTCTTTATTACCCATAGTATAGATGAGGCTATTTATCTTTCTGACAGGATTTATGTGATTTCCCATAGACCGGGTGAAATTGTATTAGAATTAAAAGTAGAGATACAACGCCCTAGAGATAGAAAGATAGTTACAACAAAAGAGTTTATAAACTACAAGGAAGAATTGCTAGAAGCTTTAAGGTAACTAATTCTTCCAAGTTCTTTTGACCTTTATGACTAGGAGTAAACCCTTTTCAATGGTGATAGTTGCCATATTGTTAATGAACTCATTGCTTAGCCCCCGAGTAGATGCAAAATATAATGTTTTCTGAGTATTTAATAAGGATTCCTATAATATTTACCCACCTTATGTAAAGGTGGGGATTATTTTGCCATTACATTGCAGGAGTTTAGTTGATTATGGTGAAATATATTACATATATTAAATAGAAGAAAAAATGGAAATGTATTAGACTAATAAGGGGGCGTAGTCGTGCGTATGGAAGAATTATACTATTTAGTTGATTTGTCAAAAACAAAATCCATAAACCGTACTGCAGAACGTATTCACGTTTCCCAGCCAGCTATCAGTAAATCTTTAAACAAACTTGAAGATGAATTGGGAGTAAAGTTGTTTTCCCGTTCTCATCAAGGTGTATATTTAACAGAGGCTGGTGAGATAGCTGTTGAAATGGCTAATGAAATTATTAAAAATATTGATGATTATAAATCAAAATTAAAAATCTACTCGGATAAATCTTCGATGCTACCAGAAAATTTATCCGTTTATGCAGTACCCGCCATAAGTAATGGTATACTGCTTGATATATTGACTGATTTTTGTAAAGCCTTTCCAAATGTCAATGTAACCGAAAAAGATCTAGAAGTCCCTAATATATTGGAGGATGTAAAAGTTGGCAAAGCAGATTTGGGTATTATTAGAATAGTCGACGGCCTGTTTGAAATTGATGAAAATGAGTTTTATATGGAAAAGTTGTTTCATGATAAGTTAGTTGTTTGCACCAGGAAATCATCATCACTTTCAAAAAGAAAATCTATTTCATTAAAGGAATTGGTTAAATACCCAATAATACTCTATTATTCTGATTCGTTTATAAAGCATTTTTTAAAAGAAACTGCCAATGCTAAGGTAACACTTAATTCAAACAATTTTAGCATCTTTAAAAAAACTGTTATGGAAGGATTGGCAGCAGGAATCATAACTGAATTTATGGCAACTTCAGCTTTAAAACAAGAATTTGATTCCCAGGAAATTATTAGGATACCTATTAGTGACAATATCAAAATAGGCTATGGATGGGTACGTTCAAAAAAATATCCATTTTCAATAGCTGCACAGGAATTTGTAAAGATACTAAAATCTCGATGTTATTTTTAAAGTTTTTGTCTTATAGTTGCAGATTTAAACTCTCTTTATCAATTGAACAATCTAGTAGTTTTATAACTTCACCTTTATTTAATAGAACAACGGCAGGTACTTCTTTGATGCCATATTTCTCTGCAATGGACTTTTTAGTAGACATATCCACTTTAATAATCTTGTATCTTTCTCCAATCTCACTTGCCACTTCCTCAAGAAGTGTACCAAATTGCAGGCTTTCAGCAACTAGTGGCTTAAAGAATAAAAGTAAAACGGGGATATTACTTCCAAGAATGATTTTTTGGAAATAATTTAATTCCTCAATATATCTTTCAGCTGCCACGGCTGCAGTAGCACCATCACCTGCAGCTGAAACAACTTGTCTCAAATATTTAACTCTATTGTCACCCGCCGCATAAACACCTTCAATATTTGTTTCCATCAAGTCATTAACAGGTATATATCCATTTTGATTATATTGTAAACCACTATCTTTTAAGAATCCGGTAGATGGAACCGTTCCTACAAAAAAGAATACCCCTTGACACGCAAGTTGTGAAGATACGCCTGTTTTTAAGTTCTTAATTTGAACACCATCAACATTAAATTCACCT
The Desulfitibacter sp. BRH_c19 DNA segment above includes these coding regions:
- a CDS encoding transporter, producing MDFLNALSSFVWGPPMLILLVGTGIFLTIRLKGLQFSKLIYAHKLIFTKDEKSEGDISHFQALTTALAATIGTGNIAGVATAIFLGGPGAVFWMWMTGLVGMATKYSEAVLAVKYRTVDKKGEMSGGPMYYIEKGLGWKWLGVAFAFFGAVAAFGIGNMVQSNSVAASVQTTFSIPPFVTGIVLAALTALVVLGGIKSIGRVTAYLVPFMAAIYTIGGLIVLFINIDAVPAAFGSIFSSAFTGSAATGGAVGAAIRFGVARGVFSNEAGLGSAPIAAAAARTDYPGRQALVSMTQTFIDTIVVCSITALAILTTGVLGTPDLTGAALTTAAFNEALPVFGGLIVAIGIMLFAYSTILGWCYYGEKCLEYLINESVVLYYRIAFVLVVFVGAVSKLDFVWTFSDVMNGLMAVPNLIGLIGLSGVVVAETNRFLNAQKSEIKVKGQSM
- a CDS encoding ABC transporter permease → MKRWVNTSWVKTGISPSFLFMVLLIFIWEFMIKIIKLPEYILPAPTSIAISLINNFTLLLSHTKTTFLTAIVGLSMSIIVALILSVVMDKVKTIKKVLYPLLIVSQTIPIIALAPLMIIWFGLGILPKILVVALVCFFPIVVNLVNGLENVDSELMELMKVMGVSPAMIFTTVQFPSVLPYFFSGLKISATYSVMGAVIGEWLGASSGLGIYMTRAMHSYNTSNLFAAILIVVLLSIFLFKIVDLLAWISMPWNRAEEQTSWEE
- a CDS encoding ABC transporter substrate-binding protein, which encodes MKNKKYLWICAILVIALGLGFAAGCSSEKTEDQLEKIVVTLDWTPNTNHTGLYVAKDNGYYEEAGLDVEIVQLSGGSVEQVVASESSHFGVAYQEGVTYARLSDIPIVSIAAVIQHNTSGFASLKSKGIETPKDFEGKKYGGWGSPVEEATIKALMDRYEADYSQVEILTTGAVDFFVSSEKNADFSWIYSAWDGVAAEIRGVELNYIDLGTIDPALDYYTPVLITSESLINEDPELVEKFMKATAKGYEFAIEQPEQAASILLANAPELDEELVIASQIWLKDKYQDDAEMWGLQQKEVWQNYTNWLSERDLIEGELDVDKAFTNQFIN